The DNA sequence ATTATAATCTTTGTATTCCATGTATAACCCTTTAAAGGGAATAAGGGTATATTTGAGACCAACTCCGAACTGATGAGCTGTTTTATCTGCGTAGAGACCTGCCGAATTGATTAAATACTTGAATTTTATCTTAAGGGTATCCGTTTTTACAGTAGAGATATCTTCCCGTTTTATACATTGTTCATTGAGCAAAATGTCTACTTTTCCTTTTAAATTATCGGCGATATGCTGTACTATCTGTCTTGGATTTACCACTGAAGTTGCAGGTGAATATAAAGCCTTATTGAAAGTCTTCGCATTCGGTTCGAGTTCTGCTAACCTTTTTTCATCGATTAACTCTAAATCTACACCATTTTTATCGCCTCTCCTTTTCAATTCGTGCAGGCCTTCTATTTCCTTCTCATCTTTTGCTACGACAACTTTTCCACATCTGTTTATTGCAAGATTATGCTTCAGGCAGTAATCGGTCAAAAGCTTATTCCCTTCTACTGTAAACCTTGCCTTTAAACTATCCGGGGTATAGTAAAAACCAGCGTGAAGTACTCCGCTATTCCTGCCACTTGTGTGACACGCCAAAGAAGCCTCTTTTTCTAGTACAGTTATACGTAAGTCAGGACGCCTGTTATTAAGTTCCCTTGCAATAGAAAGGCCTACGATTCCACCTCCAACTATTACTATATCCGTTGTTATCATTATTATTTTACCCTCCGATTGTTAATATACTGGCTCCTCTATCTTCAAATGGTAATAAATCTTTTGCATAAGTTCATCAAAACTATGTTTGTTTGTAGCGAGGCATTTAGCTATAATCTTTAACCTTGAGGGGTTGCTGATTCCAAGATTTAATTCAATAGCCCTTTTGATTTGCCGTTGTTCCCAAATATTTTTATCGCTGATTCTTTTCAGTCCGCCAAATGCCTTAATAATGCTTAATCCTACAACATCCGCAGCAATCCTATCGCCAGTAATAATAATAAGGTTCGGTGTAGCTACGGTACCTTTTGTTGGTCCACCTCTTATAAAAATCTTTGTCCCATCGAGAATGTTGATGTGTGGTATATAGGCTAAATTCAGTTCAGCAATGAGCTCATCCCAGGAATTCGGCGCAATAAAAAATGGACGTTGCCGGGGATGGATTGCTCCCATGAAGTTCTTTAGTGCGATTGAATAGTGGGCGTAACCATGGGTTTTAATGACAGGGATATTGACAATCCTGTCAACTTCATAGATAATTTTTGATACAAAAACCTTCTTTAAAAACCTTCCCCTTTTTATGTCTATTTCTGCCCAGCCATAGTCCTCAAAGGAGATAAATTCGATGTTCTCTTTACCGATAGCTTCCCATATACCTGACTTCATGGCATTTTTCTTTGTGGGAAGTGCGAAAATGGCTGACATATCTCCCACGAATATTTTAGAAACTCCAGATTCATGCAGAAGTCTTATCGTGTGCTTAACTACAATAGGATTGGTATTAGATGGATTTGCATAACGATTAACAATGTTCGGTTTTATGAGTATAGACTTGCCTTTTATTTCCAATTTTTCTAACCCACCAAGGAGTTTTATACCCTCTCTGAGCATAGTATAAATATCATCGCCTTGTACGATGGAAACGAGGGGCTTGTCTTCTTCTTTATAAACATTATAAACAGGTTTCGGTGTGATTTTTTTTACCCTCGGTCTTATAAAAAGGAGCCTGAAGGTATATCTCCATCGTGAGTTTAAAATGAGGAAGATCGATATACCTATGGAATAGAAAAGTGGATATTTTATAATCCGCATGAAAATCCATTCGTTTTAAGGTTGACCGTATGTTGTGTTTCATGTACTATAACACAGACCTCCAGGTGGTTCAAGCTTTTAAGAATTCCTCAACGTAGATAAAGAGAAGCCATATGATTTTAGTATTATCGGGTACAGAAGAAGGTAAAGAAATTGTCAGAAGCCTATACAAAGAAGGATTCAGCCTTTTGACAACTGTTGCAACAGAGTACGGCAAGAAGGTTTTTGAGCAGATGGGTTTGGAAACTATTTGTTTACAAGGCCGCTTGGATGCAAATGGATTTGCTCAATTGATAAAAGAAAGAGAAATAGATACGGTGGTAGATGCAACTCATCCGTATGCAGTACAGGTATCTCAGAATGCAATAGATGCTTGCAAAAAAACAAATACCCGGTATCTGCGTTTCGAGAGGCAAAAGAGAGAAATCTCAGATCATCCGTTAATCCACAAAATAAAGACAATTGAAGATGCCGTAGATAAGGCCAGGTCACTTGGGAAAAATATATTTCTGACCACCGGTGTATCAAGTGTGGATAAATTTATTCGATTAAAGGGTGAAAAAGAAGTCTATGTTCGAATCCTCCCCATACCTGAACATATTGCTTTTTGTCTGGACTCAGGAGTTCCGCCCATGAATATTATTGCTATGCATGGCCCTTTTTCGGAAGACTTAAATCGTGCGATGTTCAAACAATATAAAATCAACACCATGGTGACCAAAGATAGTGGAGATACAGGGGGGGTACTTGAAAAGATTCATGCAGCGCTGAGCGAAGGGATAGACACTATAGTTATCGAGAGACCTGAAATAGAATTTCCGAAAGTATACTCGTCTGTTTATGAAGTAATTAATTCGGTTAAGATTAGGGAGAGATGTTGATGAAGATTATATCTTTTGGTGATATTCATGAGGATATAAGTAATTTTATAAAAATGAAATTTGTTCTTGAGAAAGCAGATTTAATTGTAATTTCAGGCGATTTAACAAATTGTCATGGAAAAACAGAAACGAAAAAAGTACTGGAGGTTGTAAAAAAATATAATAGCCATCTTCTGGCACAGTATGGGAATATGGATAAACCAGAGGTGGATGACTATTTGACGCAAGAGGGTATAAATCTGCATGGGAATGGATATGTATTTGAAGACGTTGGTATATTTGGTTGTGGCGGTTCAAGCCCAACACCTTTTAATACGCCCTCCGAGATAAGTGAAGCTGATATCGAAAGATATTTAATACATGGTTATAACAAGGTAAAAGATGCGCGGTGGAAGATTATGGTCTGCCATACACCACCCAGGGATACAGCGACAGATATTATTCATACTGGTGCACATGTAGGAAGTTACATCGTTAGGGAGTTTATTATAAAATATAGACCCGATGTCTGTATAACAGGACATATTCACGAATCAAGAGGCAAGGATAAGGTGGGCAATACCACGGTACTGAATGCCGGCATATTTAGGGATGGCTGGTACATTGAGATTGATATTGATAAGAATAATATATCTGCGGCGCTGAAATCCGTTGCTTAAATTGAGATTTTTCAAAAGATGGAGATTTTCATTGTTGAGAATCAGGGCATATGCGTAAAAAAAGGAGATCTAGATGAAGAAAACAATTTGGATTTCATATGATCTAGGAGTCAAAGGAGACTATGAGGGACTGTACAGCTGGCTTGATAACCACGCTGCCAGGGAATGTGGTAACAGCATAGCAGTTTTAGAATATGACTACGGAGATAATTTCCTTGAGGAATTACAGAAAGATCTTTCTCAAAATCTAAATCTTGCCAAGCATGATCGCATCTATTTGATTTGGCGTCAAGACAGGAAGATGAAAGGTAAGTTTTTGTTTGGGAAGCGGAAGGCTGCCCCGTGGTCTGGCTATGGAGCTCAAGAACCTCAAGTTGATGAGGAAGCAGATTAAGATGGCTAAAAATCTTCTGCTAGACACTGGCTTCTGGTATGCATTCTATGATGATAGAGATTCTCATCACGAGGATGCACAGATTCTTGCCGATCTATTGGTACTACATAACTTAATCATACCTTGGCCGTGCCTCTACGAAACACTCAATACCCGTTTTGTCAAGAGATGTGAATGGCTTAATAGTTTTGAGGCTTATGTAATGCGGAGCAGTACTGTACAGTTGTCCGATGAATTGTATCGCCAGCATGCACTCGGGAGGGTTTTAAGAAATCGGACATCATGGCCGACTATAAGCTTGGTTGATGAAGTTATAAGAGGTGCTCTTCTGGATCCAAATATCAAAATAGATGCTATGGTTACATTTAATCAGAGTGATTTTTATAACATTTGTTACTCAAGAAATATAGAGCTGATTGGTGGCTAACTTTTGTTCTAGAGGGCCCGGCAGTCCATATAAAAATTGAATTATTCTTTTATCTTCTTAATTCGATTCTGTATATAAGCATCCTGGAGTGCAATATAAGGGTCTATGGCCTGCGTTGTTATACTCTCATAGGTTTTTCCTTTACCCAGGGAGGTCTCGTTGATATCGTCATAGGTCTTGGTTACAAAGCCCTCTATTGGGCCGATAAAAAAGGAAATTAAAGTTAAAGGGTTGAGGGCTACATCTCCTGCATATCCCACAGTATCACGAATGGTTGATGGGCCAATAAGAGGCCACTGTATATAATATCCCTGTCCAAGTTTGTATTTAGCAAGAGTTTGGCCGAAGTCCTCATCTTGCCTCTCTAAATGAAACTTCGATTTTGCCGGATCAAACAGTCCGCCAACTCCTACCGTGGTATTAATGACAAAACGCATTGCTTCCGTACCGGCTCCTTTAAATTTCCCTTGTAAGAGACAGTTAACAAGGCGAATGGGCATTTTGATATTTAAGAAGAATTGACCGATACTTAGCCGTGCTTTTTCTGGTACCACTTTACTATATCCTGTGTACATGGGTTTAAATACATAGTAGTAAGCCTTATCATTAAAGGTATAGATTTTTCGGTTATATGGCTGTATGGGATCTTTAATTACAGAGACATTTAATTCTGTGTCGGCATACTCATATTCCTCATCCCCAGTCGTATCTTCATAGGTATCATTATCACTGTCTTCTTGATCACTAACAGCTTCCGTGGGTTGACCTTCCGAAGGTTGACTCTGCTCTCTATCAAAGGCACTTTCTAATTCTACCTGGATAGGTTTTAATTCATTATTCTTATTGGCGGTATCTTCTCCAGAATCTTTGGTATCTCTCACCATTTCATTAGATTGACTTTCTGAAACAGGAACGGAATCTGTCGAGGCAGAAGCCGTATACAAACAAATTGCAGAAAGGAATAAAAACGCCAATATAGCAGATGTTCTCACTGGTTTACTCCTAAGGAATCTTGAATTAAGCTGCCTTCGGCAGCAACTTATGAAAAAATAGAGCAATGTAGGGCAAGGTTTTAGCCTTGCAAAGGCGCAAACCGAAAAGGTTCTCCCTACGGAATTGAAATTCCTAATCCTTATTATATTTCACTATTTTTATTTTTGAGAAATAAATTTTTTTTCTTTTATTTTTTGAATGAGCTCTCCATATGATGATTTCAGTAAGATAGTATTGAATTGACTACGGTAATTATTGATTAAACT is a window from the Candidatus Jettenia sp. genome containing:
- a CDS encoding metallophosphoesterase, encoding MKIISFGDIHEDISNFIKMKFVLEKADLIVISGDLTNCHGKTETKKVLEVVKKYNSHLLAQYGNMDKPEVDDYLTQEGINLHGNGYVFEDVGIFGCGGSSPTPFNTPSEISEADIERYLIHGYNKVKDARWKIMVCHTPPRDTATDIIHTGAHVGSYIVREFIIKYRPDVCITGHIHESRGKDKVGNTTVLNAGIFRDGWYIEIDIDKNNISAALKSVA
- a CDS encoding VacJ family lipoprotein; the protein is MRTSAILAFLFLSAICLYTASASTDSVPVSESQSNEMVRDTKDSGEDTANKNNELKPIQVELESAFDREQSQPSEGQPTEAVSDQEDSDNDTYEDTTGDEEYEYADTELNVSVIKDPIQPYNRKIYTFNDKAYYYVFKPMYTGYSKVVPEKARLSIGQFFLNIKMPIRLVNCLLQGKFKGAGTEAMRFVINTTVGVGGLFDPAKSKFHLERQDEDFGQTLAKYKLGQGYYIQWPLIGPSTIRDTVGYAGDVALNPLTLISFFIGPIEGFVTKTYDDINETSLGKGKTYESITTQAIDPYIALQDAYIQNRIKKIKE
- a CDS encoding DUF362 domain-containing protein, yielding MRIIKYPLFYSIGISIFLILNSRWRYTFRLLFIRPRVKKITPKPVYNVYKEEDKPLVSIVQGDDIYTMLREGIKLLGGLEKLEIKGKSILIKPNIVNRYANPSNTNPIVVKHTIRLLHESGVSKIFVGDMSAIFALPTKKNAMKSGIWEAIGKENIEFISFEDYGWAEIDIKRGRFLKKVFVSKIIYEVDRIVNIPVIKTHGYAHYSIALKNFMGAIHPRQRPFFIAPNSWDELIAELNLAYIPHINILDGTKIFIRGGPTKGTVATPNLIIITGDRIAADVVGLSIIKAFGGLKRISDKNIWEQRQIKRAIELNLGISNPSRLKIIAKCLATNKHSFDELMQKIYYHLKIEEPVY
- the lhgO gene encoding L-2-hydroxyglutarate oxidase; translation: MITTDIVIVGGGIVGLSIARELNNRRPDLRITVLEKEASLACHTSGRNSGVLHAGFYYTPDSLKARFTVEGNKLLTDYCLKHNLAINRCGKVVVAKDEKEIEGLHELKRRGDKNGVDLELIDEKRLAELEPNAKTFNKALYSPATSVVNPRQIVQHIADNLKGKVDILLNEQCIKREDISTVKTDTLKIKFKYLINSAGLYADKTAHQFGVGLKYTLIPFKGLYMEYKDYNLIQKHIYPVPNLGNPFLGVHFTKTVDGKVKIGPTAIPAFWRENYRSFSNFKVNEFLEIFFNEAKLFCTNAFDFRKLTLEEIKKYNRKYFTEQAARLVKKIDINKFGNYLNPGIRAQLLDREKMKLVMDFVIEHGENSTHILNAVSPAFTSAFSFSKFIVDEVEKAMGHKAK
- the cobK gene encoding precorrin-6A reductase, which produces MILVLSGTEEGKEIVRSLYKEGFSLLTTVATEYGKKVFEQMGLETICLQGRLDANGFAQLIKEREIDTVVDATHPYAVQVSQNAIDACKKTNTRYLRFERQKREISDHPLIHKIKTIEDAVDKARSLGKNIFLTTGVSSVDKFIRLKGEKEVYVRILPIPEHIAFCLDSGVPPMNIIAMHGPFSEDLNRAMFKQYKINTMVTKDSGDTGGVLEKIHAALSEGIDTIVIERPEIEFPKVYSSVYEVINSVKIRERC